The following proteins are co-located in the Gordonia polyisoprenivorans genome:
- a CDS encoding MlaD family protein, with protein sequence MSETGKGVIACAVVALLIAITAYFYLSPPNERTVSFTTKDAISLRGGEDVRVAGVSVGTVKSLTYADDHITVAMSVKSSVHIGDLTRVDVRLLTAVGGYFVTLTPLGRDQSGNEIEIPRDRVQVPYTIADTIQALPRVTDNVSGVPIDRILAQMGDGLGSHPDAVRSIVAGMQSLATVIDQQKQQVTSTLDLVREYSATFDQSRAFLFALVNKVNVVLSQYYIYRAQFSEAFVQMGGVLKKLGNFAQFYVDHSDQLYALVNKVREGAKQLRDGTDSLIAGLVPLQQRLNQFTATLGAGSESSTSPAPTICLPIKGKDC encoded by the coding sequence GTGAGCGAGACGGGCAAGGGGGTCATCGCGTGTGCGGTGGTGGCGCTGTTGATCGCGATCACCGCGTACTTCTACCTGTCGCCGCCGAATGAGCGCACGGTGTCCTTCACGACGAAGGACGCCATCTCCCTGCGCGGAGGAGAGGACGTCCGGGTCGCCGGGGTGTCCGTCGGGACGGTGAAGAGCCTGACCTACGCCGACGACCACATCACGGTGGCGATGTCGGTGAAATCCTCGGTGCACATCGGGGACCTCACCCGAGTCGACGTGCGACTGCTCACCGCAGTGGGCGGATACTTCGTCACTCTGACCCCGTTGGGCCGTGATCAGTCCGGCAATGAGATCGAGATCCCTCGCGACCGGGTGCAGGTGCCGTACACGATTGCCGACACCATCCAGGCGCTTCCCAGGGTGACCGACAACGTCAGCGGTGTGCCGATCGATCGGATTCTCGCTCAGATGGGCGACGGTCTGGGTTCACACCCGGATGCGGTCCGCAGCATCGTCGCCGGCATGCAGTCGTTGGCAACGGTGATCGATCAGCAGAAGCAGCAGGTGACTTCGACGCTGGATCTGGTGCGTGAATACTCAGCCACCTTCGACCAGAGTCGAGCGTTCCTTTTCGCCCTCGTCAACAAGGTCAATGTCGTCCTCTCCCAGTACTACATCTATCGTGCGCAGTTCTCCGAGGCGTTCGTACAGATGGGCGGCGTGCTCAAAAAGCTGGGCAATTTCGCCCAGTTCTACGTCGATCATTCCGATCAGTTGTATGCGCTGGTGAACAAGGTACGCGAAGGCGCGAAGCAGCTCCGGGACGGAACGGATTCGTTGATCGCAGGCCTCGTGCCCCTGCAACAACGACTGAATCAGTTCACCGCGACGCTGGGGGCCGGCTCGGAGTCCAGTACCTCGCCGGCGCCTACCATCTGCTTGCCGATCAAGGGAAAGGACTGCTGA